The DNA window CGAGGGCGGTGCCGTCGTGCGTCCAGCACCCGAGGTGGGCCGAGCTTTCCGGCTCCGCGCCCGCGAGGACCCGGCGTCCGGTGCCGTCGGGCCGCACCACCAGGACCCGGGTGTGCTCGCCGCCTCCCGGCGCTGAGGTGTAGGCGATCCACCGCCCGTCCGGCGACCAGGAGACCTCGGTCACCGGGTCGGGATCTGCGTCCAGCACGTGCGCCTCGGCGCCCCGGGCGGGCCCGCTCCACAGCTGGGGGACCCCGGCCCGGTCGCAGATGAACGCCACGTGCTCCCCGGTCGGATCGGCCGACGGGTACCAGCAGCCGTGTGCGGTCAGCAGGGTCGGCGGGTCGGCGGCGCGATGACCGGGCATCCGTACCGGCGCGGGGGCCGGGGCAGGGGCGGCGGGTGCGGGTGCCGGCCCGGCCGGGGGCGCTCCGGCTCCTGGGGGGTCGGCGGCCCCGCGGGGCGTTTGGGGCGCGTGCCTCAGGGGACTCGTGTGCTCCAGGGGCATGGGCCGCCTCTCCCAGGCTCTTTCAGGGCTTCGTCTTTCCAGGGCTTCGTCTGCCGGGTGTGGACCGCTCAGCGGATACCGTGCGACTGCAGCCAGATCTCCAGCGAGGCGACCTGCCACAGGGTGTTCGCCCCGCGTTTGGTGCGGTGGCGGTTGGGTGCCGCGAGCAGCTCGTGGAGCAGGCGCTGGTCGAAGATGCCGCGTCGGCGCGCTTCCGGTGCCATGAGGGCGTCGCGTACGCGGGCGAGCACGGGACCGGCCATGTGCCGGACCGCGGGCACCGGAAAGTAGCCCTTCGGACGGTCGACGACCTCGGGCGGCAGGATCTTGCGTCCGATGTCCTTGAGCACGGCCTTGCCACCTTGCGCGAGCTTGAGCTGCGGAGGGCAGGCGGCGGCCAGTTCGACGAGCTCGTGGTCCAGGAAGGGCACCCTCGCCTCCAGGCCCCACGCCATCGTCATGTTGTCGACGCGCTTGACCGGGTCGTCGGGCATGAGCGCGTGGATGTCCATGCGCAGGGCCGCGTCGAGGGCGGTCTCGGCCCCCGGTGCGGCCATGTGGGCCCGGACGAACTCCGTCGAGGTGTCGTGGTCGGCGGTGAACGCGGGGTGCAGCATGGCGGTGAGGTCGGCGTGCGTCCGGTCGAAGTACGAGTCGGCGTACGCCGCGTCCGCGTCCGGCCGGGCCGCCGCCGCGATGCCCGGGTACCAGTGGTAGCCGGCGAACACCTCGTCGGCGCCCTGTCCGCAGAGCACGACCTTGGCTTCCTTGGAGACCTGTTCCGACAGCAGGTGGAACGCCACGGCGTCGTGGCTGATCATCGGCTCGCTCATGGCGCCGATCGCGGCTTCCAGCGCCGACGGAAGCCGGTCGGACGGGATCATGAACTGATGGTGGTCGGTCGAGAACCGCCGCGCGATCAGGTCCGAGTACGGGAACTCGTCCCCGTCCTCCCCGTTCTCCGCCTCGAAGCCCATGGCGAAGGTCGCGAGCTCCTCCTGCCCCGCCTCGGCGAGCAGCGCCACGATCAGGCTGGAGTCCAGCCCGCCGGACAGCAGCACGCCCACGGGGACGTCCGCCACCGTGCGCCGCCGGACCGCCGTGCGCAGCGCGTCGTGGACGGCCTCCTGCCAGAGGGCCGGGTCCTCGCCGAGTTCGGAGTGCCGGGTGTACGTCGGCTGCCAATAGCAGTGGTCACGGTACGTGCCGTCCCGCTCCACGACGCGGACGGTGGCGGGCGGGATCTTCCGTACGCCGGCCAGTACGGTGCGCGGAGCCGGGACCGTGCCGTGCCAGCTCAGGTACTGGTGCAGCGCCGCCGGGTCGAGGGACGTGTCGACTCCCCCGCCCGCCAGCAGGGCGGGCAGGGAGGAGGCGAAGCGCAGCCGGCAGCCGTCGTGGGTGACGTACAGGGGCTTGATGCCCAAGCGGTCACGGCCGAGCACGACACGGCCGGTGTGGTGCTCGACCACGGTGAAGGCGAACATGCCGATGAGGGACTCGACGCACTTCCAGCCCCACTCGGCGTACGCCTTGACGACGACTTCGGTGTCGGAGCGGGAGAAGAAGCTGTGGCCGAGCCCCTCCAGGCGCTTGCGCAACTCCCGGTAGTTGTAGATGCAGCCGTTGAAGACCGCGGTGAGGCCCAGCTGCGGGTCGGTCATGGGCTGGGCGCCGCCCTCCGAAAGATCGATGATCTTGAGGCGCCGGTGCCCCAGCGCCACCGAGCCCTGCGACCACGCCCCTCGGCCGTCCGGCCCCCGCGGCTCCAACGTGTCGGTCATGCGTTCGACTGCGGCGAGGTCCGGCCGTCTACCGTCGAAACGCATCTCCCCGCTCAACCCGCACACGGGGCACCTCCCAGGTCCACGGCACGCCGGGGGCGGCACCCCCACGGAACCGCACTTTCCGTTGAGCACCTCGCCATGTACGTCATCACTGACTCCTGTACCCCTTCGACCCACGGGGAGCGGGCCGGCCCGGACGGGCGATCGACATAGGAGGCGCCTGCCCGTCCGAACGCCCCTTAAGCGGTCGCTCCCTCTCGCCGCCCCGGCGCGGCATCCGCCTAGAGTGGAAAGTCCCTTCCACCCGCCGACCCGAGCGCCCCGTCGAGACGGAACGCGGTCGGGCTCGAGATCTCGGAGTGCGCCATGGACCAGCCCCCGCCCGCCGGGGCCCGCCGGTCTCCCCCGGAGCCCTCCGCTGACGACGCCGGTGCACTGTTCGGGTTGGAGGACCTGCGAACGGGTCCCGCCCGTGCGGGCTCGGCGCGATCCGGACCGCTCGTGGGGCCCTCCTTCCGCGACTCCCCCGCCGCTCGCAGGCTCCTGTCCGTACGGGAGATCCACGCCGAGCCCGCGGCCGCGGCGTCGCCCCGCGGACGGCAGATCCTCGCGCGCTTCCCCGACGCCCGGGTCATCGACGTGGAATCGCACTGGCGCATCCCGGAACTCCACGGCAACGAGGGCAACCTCGAACGCTGGGTCCGCATCAAGAGCGAGGTGCTCGTCCTGGGCGAGAAGAAGACGCTCGCCACGCGACCCAACGGAAGGTCCGCCGACTGGATCGCCCCCGGCGTGGCGAACGGCTGCGCGATGGCGTGCGCCTACTGCTACGTCCCGCGCCGCAAGGGCTACGCGAATCCGATCACCGTCTTCACCAACATCGAGCAGATCATCGCCCACCTCGGCCGGCACATCGCGCGGCAAGGGCGCAAGCCGGAGCCGAACCAGTGCGATCCGACCGCCTGGGTCTACGACATCGGTGAGAACAACGACTGCTCGGTGGACGCCCTGATCAGCGAGAACACGGCGGACCTGGTGCAGGCGTTCGCGCGCTGGCCCACGGCCAAGGCCTCCTTCGCCACGAAGTTCGTCAACCCCGACCTGCTGCTGCTCGACCCGCGCGGCCGCACCCGGGTGCGCTTCTCGGTGATGCCGCCGCAGGACTCACGGCTGCTGGACATCCGGACCAGCCCGGTGGAGCAGCGCATCGCGGCCGCCGCGGACTTCCTGGAGGCGGGCTACGAGGTGCACTTCAACCTCTCCCCCGTGGTCATCCGGCCCGGCTGGGAACAGGACTGGACGGCCTTGCTGCGCCATATGGACGACGTCCTGCCCCGTGCCGTGAAGGATCAGGCCGCGGCCGAGGTCATCATGCTGACGCACAACAGGGACCTCCACGAGCTGAACCTCGCCTGGCACCCACGGGCCGAGGACATGCTGTGGCGTCCCGATCTCCAGCAGGCCAAACGCTCCGAGAACGGCAGCTGGAACGTTCGCTACCGCAACCGCGACAAGGCCGAAGCCGTCGAGACGGTCCGCCGCATGGTGGCGTCGTACGCTCCCTGGCTGCGGGTCCGCTACGCCTTCTGACGGCCCCGCCGCCCTGACCTGCCGCGGGCTGTGATCCGCGGCGGCGGCCGCTGCCCGTGGAAGCCCGGGTCCGCCGCCGATGCTCTGAGGGCCGGCTTCCGGGGCGGCCCCGGTCAGAGGTTCAGCATGACGGCGTAGGCAAGGAAGAAGAGCGCACACATCACGGCGACCAGGCAGATCACCACGAGCGGGCCCTTCCCCCAGCCGCGCGTGAGGGGGCGGTAGGGGCCCGCGCCGGTGCCGGTGCTCGACTCCCCGGGCGGGGTCTCGCCCGGCGGAACGCCGCCGTGCGGCGGGGGCGTGTTCTGAGGGCCTGGGTCGGGAACGGGTGCGGACATGTCTGCCTCCTCGCCGCGAAGGCCGGACCCGCCCTGTCGGCGGGTCGGCCGGGGCTGTCCGGCGCCTACCCGCCGCCCGGCGGCGCACTCCTCGCCGACCGTGCCACCGGGGCGCTCTCCTCCTCCCCGGCTCGGTGAGACAGGTCAGCCGGGGGCGTCGAAGGCGACGTCGTCCACCGCGCAGAGGTCCGCGGACATGTTGCAGCGCATCATCCGCAGGGCCGCTCCGGCCAGCTCGGCATCGATGTGGGCGACCGCGTCAGCCGGTACGACGACGTCGAAGTGGCGGATGTGGGCATCCAGAGCCGAGTACATCACGCACTGTTCGGTCACCTGCCCGCACAGGACGAGGCGCTCGGGCCCGAGTTGGCCCAGCAAGTAGGCCAGCGGGGTTTCGAAGAAGATCGAGTGCCGCGCCTTGACGACGAAGAGCGAGTTCTCGTCCGGTGCGACCGGCTCCACCAGGTCGCGGTGGTGCCCGTCGAGCGCTGCCCGAAGGATCTCCCCGTGGTGCGAGCGCCACTCCCCGAAGTTGTCGTTCACGTAGATGACGGGCGAGCCGCTGGCCCGTGCGCGCTTCAACAAGGTCGTCACCCCGGGGAGCGCCTCACGGACGGACGGGACCAGGGCCTCGGCGTCCTCGTGCGCGTAGGTGTTGAGCATGTCGATGACGATGAGCGCTGTATGAGGCATCGAGCCACTGCCTCCGTCGTCGGCGGCCCCGCGAGCCCGGGCCGGTTGTCCGATTGGTTTGCTTTATCCAGTCTCCCTCACACCGAGCACGTGGGCGGGGCGGCCGGTCGGTCGGTCCGTCGGCGAAGGTCGGTCGGCGGTGCTCAGGGGCGGCCCCCGAGGAGGAGGCCGCGTACGGCGTCCTCCACGGCGCCGTGCGTCGCCGGGTCCCCCTTCGCGGCCTCGCACCCAGCGCGTCGAGTACGGGCCGGATCGTGACCCCTTCCTCGAAGAGCTCGACCACGCGGGGGTTGATGTAGGACGCACGGCACACGGCCGGCGTATTGCCCAGGTACCGGCGGTCTTCGAGCGACCGGGTCTGCCGCTCGCCGACTCCCTACGCACTCCCCCGCCCCATGGGCACGCGTACGGCACACCGGCGTCTTCCCGGACTCACGACGCCCCGTCGGTCTCCCGGTCGGACCGGGGCCATACGTACGGCAGGTCGTCCGGCACACCCGGGAAGCGCTCCCGGTAGAAAGTCGGGTCCTTGCGCACCAGCGCGGACTGGTGGCTGCGGTGGAAGTCGGGTGAGCCCAGCCACGGCGGCAGGTCCCCGTCCGCCGCCAGCTGCTCCTGCGTCCGCGGGGCTCCCCCCGGCCGCCACGCCCCGAAGTCCCGGACCAGGGTGACGGCACAGGTATCGGCGCGCCCCTCGGCGGTCCACACCCCGCAGATGTCCAACCCGTAGCGGACGAGGGCCTCCTCGTACCCCGCCCACATCCGCACCGCCGGGTGCCTGCGCCATCCGTAGCCGGGAACGACGAGGCCTCGCAGCACCTGCACGGCCTCGACCCGCTGCTTGCCGAGCCTTCGCACGTCCAGCACGGCTGCCGAGGCGTCGAACGACGGGAACGGCAGGAACGTCTGCACAGGGTCTCCCTCCGAGGCGGCGGTGCAACGCACCCGAGCGCCGTGATCCCAGCTGCGGGCACGGTGCGAGCCTGCCAGATGCCCGCGAGGCAGGCCTCTCGCCGGGCCGAATCCTCCCCCGCGGCGGGTCGGAGAACGGCGCCGGCTGCCCGGCGACGAGGGCGCACGCCCCGCATCGCGTGAGGTGCGGCGTGATCGGGGTAGGCGCACCATGACCCTTGCACCACACCGTCGACGAAGGGCTTCCGTCACCCCCGGGGAACCAGCCCCCGCGCGAGCCGTCCGTTCGAGCACATCCGTGCCGGTAGCAGAAGGAGTCCCCGTGGCCGTCCGCCATCAGCTCATCCGGCGTCCCCCTCGTAGCGTGTGGGCGGTGCTTGCCGATCCGAGCCTGTACGGGGAGTGGGTGGTGGGCCCGTCCGAGTCCGCGCCGCTCGACGACACGTGGCCCCGGGTCGGCTCCCGGCTCCGCTACACGGTGAGGGTGGGCCCTTGGTCGACCGAAGGGGTGACGACCGTGCGCCACCAGGAGTCCGGCAGGGAGCTGGAGCTGGAGGCGGCGTTCAAGGCGCTGGGCACGGCGAGGATCTTCCTCCAGCTCCGGCCGTGGGGCGAGGAGACCCTCGTCATCTGCGACGAGCACCCCCTGCGCGGCCTGGGAGGGGCCCTGCACAACCCCGTGAGCGAGGCGGCCCTCCAACTGCGGCACCGCGGGATGCTGGCCCGCTTGGCCAAAGTCGTGGAACAGCAGCCCGACGAGGTGCTCCGTGCCTGACGCGGTGGTCGTCGGCGCCGGTCCCAATGGCCTGGTGGCCGCGAACCTGCTGGCCGACGCCGGCTGGAGCGTGGAGGTCCTGGAGGCGCAGGAGGAGCCCGGCGGAGCCGTACGAAGCGACCGCGGGGCGCACCCGGACTACGTGTCGGACGTCTTCAGCGCCTTCTACCCGCTCGCCGCCGCCTCTCCGGTCATCGCGGGCCTCGACCTCGCCGCCGACGGCCTGCGGTGGAGCCATGCCCCCTCCGTACTGGCCCATCCCCTGGCGGACGGCCGGTGCGCCGTGCTGGAGCGGCGCGTGCAGGACACCTGCGCCGGCCTGGCCGAGTTCGCGGCTGCGGACGCCGACGCCTGGCACGGCATGTACCGGACGTGGGCCCGGGTGGGGCCGGACCTCGTCCAGGCCCTGTTCACGCCCTTCCCCCCGGTCCGCTCCGGTCTCCGGGTGGCCGCGAAACTCCGCGCCTCCGGGGGTCTGCGGATCGCCCGGAAACTCGCCCTGCCGGTGCGGCGCCTGGGCGAGGAGGAGTTCCGGGGCGAGGGCGGGCGGCTGCTCCTGGCCGGCAACGCCCTGCACGCCGATC is part of the Streptomyces subrutilus genome and encodes:
- a CDS encoding N-acetylglutaminylglutamine amidotransferase, which codes for MCGLSGEMRFDGRRPDLAAVERMTDTLEPRGPDGRGAWSQGSVALGHRRLKIIDLSEGGAQPMTDPQLGLTAVFNGCIYNYRELRKRLEGLGHSFFSRSDTEVVVKAYAEWGWKCVESLIGMFAFTVVEHHTGRVVLGRDRLGIKPLYVTHDGCRLRFASSLPALLAGGGVDTSLDPAALHQYLSWHGTVPAPRTVLAGVRKIPPATVRVVERDGTYRDHCYWQPTYTRHSELGEDPALWQEAVHDALRTAVRRRTVADVPVGVLLSGGLDSSLIVALLAEAGQEELATFAMGFEAENGEDGDEFPYSDLIARRFSTDHHQFMIPSDRLPSALEAAIGAMSEPMISHDAVAFHLLSEQVSKEAKVVLCGQGADEVFAGYHWYPGIAAAARPDADAAYADSYFDRTHADLTAMLHPAFTADHDTSTEFVRAHMAAPGAETALDAALRMDIHALMPDDPVKRVDNMTMAWGLEARVPFLDHELVELAAACPPQLKLAQGGKAVLKDIGRKILPPEVVDRPKGYFPVPAVRHMAGPVLARVRDALMAPEARRRGIFDQRLLHELLAAPNRHRTKRGANTLWQVASLEIWLQSHGIR
- a CDS encoding spore photoproduct lyase family protein, with amino-acid sequence MDQPPPAGARRSPPEPSADDAGALFGLEDLRTGPARAGSARSGPLVGPSFRDSPAARRLLSVREIHAEPAAAASPRGRQILARFPDARVIDVESHWRIPELHGNEGNLERWVRIKSEVLVLGEKKTLATRPNGRSADWIAPGVANGCAMACAYCYVPRRKGYANPITVFTNIEQIIAHLGRHIARQGRKPEPNQCDPTAWVYDIGENNDCSVDALISENTADLVQAFARWPTAKASFATKFVNPDLLLLDPRGRTRVRFSVMPPQDSRLLDIRTSPVEQRIAAAADFLEAGYEVHFNLSPVVIRPGWEQDWTALLRHMDDVLPRAVKDQAAAEVIMLTHNRDLHELNLAWHPRAEDMLWRPDLQQAKRSENGSWNVRYRNRDKAEAVETVRRMVASYAPWLRVRYAF
- a CDS encoding DUF6480 family protein, with amino-acid sequence MSAPVPDPGPQNTPPPHGGVPPGETPPGESSTGTGAGPYRPLTRGWGKGPLVVICLVAVMCALFFLAYAVMLNL
- a CDS encoding isochorismatase family cysteine hydrolase — translated: MPHTALIVIDMLNTYAHEDAEALVPSVREALPGVTTLLKRARASGSPVIYVNDNFGEWRSHHGEILRAALDGHHRDLVEPVAPDENSLFVVKARHSIFFETPLAYLLGQLGPERLVLCGQVTEQCVMYSALDAHIRHFDVVVPADAVAHIDAELAGAALRMMRCNMSADLCAVDDVAFDAPG
- a CDS encoding MSMEG_6728 family protein is translated as MQTFLPFPSFDASAAVLDVRRLGKQRVEAVQVLRGLVVPGYGWRRHPAVRMWAGYEEALVRYGLDICGVWTAEGRADTCAVTLVRDFGAWRPGGAPRTQEQLAADGDLPPWLGSPDFHRSHQSALVRKDPTFYRERFPGVPDDLPYVWPRSDRETDGAS
- a CDS encoding SRPBCC family protein, with amino-acid sequence MAVRHQLIRRPPRSVWAVLADPSLYGEWVVGPSESAPLDDTWPRVGSRLRYTVRVGPWSTEGVTTVRHQESGRELELEAAFKALGTARIFLQLRPWGEETLVICDEHPLRGLGGALHNPVSEAALQLRHRGMLARLAKVVEQQPDEVLRA